In Zingiber officinale cultivar Zhangliang chromosome 6A, Zo_v1.1, whole genome shotgun sequence, a single genomic region encodes these proteins:
- the LOC121994591 gene encoding probable F-box protein At4g22030 gives MAALQVRGLIFPSSSSSSQGYQRVRALLRVPVDLGRLGVSLPKLPQIAKRQEGRISLGELDKIDADSSRSPAPAMADELVLSKMYAVLEAIADRAEMHAIIGEQRNNWNHLFTSSVNSITLAASLMAGVASISAAGDPLAFKVSSAILFAAAAGIMMITSKIQPSQLAEEQRNATRLWRQLGRSIETSLGHRFPTDRDVSEAVEKMLALEKAYPLPLVPGMLEKFPAVVEPTRWWPKIQPKRSRATRAGNGWSKDLEEEMKGALRVLKVKDEEEYIKLSNLALNVNKALATAGPLLACAAAMSSGLIGSPALGPLPAFVSVVGGVLAATVNTLEHGGQVGMVLELFRNCAGFYRRLQEEIESNLEEEEADRREKGEVFEMKIALQLGRSVSELRELAAYASPSREDEDIKECAGKLF, from the coding sequence ATGGCAGCCCTGCAAGTCCGAGGCCTAATTTTCCCCTCATCCTCTTCTTCGAGCCAGGGCTACCAGAGGGTCCGTGCTCTTCTCAGAGTTCCTGTCGACCTTGGAAGACTTGGAGTCTCCCTGCCCAAGCTTCCACAGATCGCCAAGCGGCAAGAAGGTCGAATTAGCCTCGGAGAACTCGATAAGATTGACGCCGACAGCAGCCGATCGCCGGCACCTGCAATGGCCGACGAGCTCGTTCTCTCGAAGATGTACGCCGTACTGGAAGCGATCGCCGACCGAGCCGAGATGCACGCCATCATCGGAGAGCAGAGGAACAACTGGAACCACCTCTTCACCAGCTCCGTCAACTCCATCACCCTCGCCGCCTCCTTGATGGCCGGTGTCGCATCCATCTCTGCCGCCGGCGACCCCTTGGCCTTCAAGGTGTCGTCCGCCATCCTGTTCGCGGCCGCAGCGGGGATCATGATGATCACGAGCAAGATTCAGCCCTCACAGTTGGCGGAGGAACAAAGAAATGCGACGCGGTTGTGGAGGCAGCTCGGGAGGTCCATCGAAACAAGTCTCGGCCACCGATTCCCGACCGATCGCGACGTCTCGGAGGCAGTAGAGAAGATGCTGGCGCTTGAGAAGGCCTACCCGCTTCCCCTGGTCCCGGGGATGCTGGAGAAGTTCCCGGCGGTAGTGGAGCCCACTCGGTGGTGGCCTAAAATTCAACCGAAGAGATCACGAGCAACGCGCGCCGGCAATGGCTGGAGCAAAGATCTCGAAGAGGAGATGAAGGGAGCGCTCAGAGTTCTCAAAGTAAAAGACGAGGAAGAGTACATTAAGCTGAGTAACTTGGCGCTGAACGTCAACAAGGCCTTGGCCACGGCCGGACCTCTTCTCGCATGCGCCGCCGCGATGAGCTCCGGCTTGATAGGTTCCCCTGCGCTCGGTCCGTTGCCGGCATTTGTGAGCGTCGTCGGCGGCGTGCTTGCGGCGACAGTGAACACGTTGGAGCACGGTGGGCAGGTGGGGATGGTGTTGGAGCTGTTCCGCAACTGCGCAGGGTTCTACCGGAGGTTGCAGGAGGAGATCGAGAGCAacctggaggaggaggaggccgaTAGGAGGGAGAAGGGCGAGGTGTTTGAGATGAAGATAGCGCTGCAATTGGGAAGAAGCGTGTCTGAGCTCAGAGAACTCGCAGCCTATGCGTCTCCTTCGCGCGAAGACGAAGACATCAAGGAGTGCGCTGGGAAGCTGTTTTGA